The Psychrosphaera ytuae genome includes a region encoding these proteins:
- a CDS encoding UDP-2,3-diacylglucosamine diphosphatase yields MSSTLVIADLHLSDDRPDITNCFIGFLNENENKHDALYILGDLFEAWIGDDDINEFTSKIATAIKLFSRSTPVFFCQGNRDFLLGKKYCERAGMTLLPELYQQNLYGHSVVFMHGDQLCIDDVDYQKFRKKSRSWWWQTFMQLLPLKKRRQIAADIRQKSKQSQAYKSEEIMDVAQREVERVIKETGCDWLIHGHTHRPNLHKLANGSQRMVVGDWYEQGSALVINKKGGTLVALPFSS; encoded by the coding sequence ATGTCATCTACCTTGGTCATAGCCGATTTACACTTATCGGACGATCGCCCAGATATAACCAATTGTTTTATTGGGTTTTTAAATGAAAACGAAAATAAACACGATGCCTTGTATATTTTGGGAGACTTGTTCGAGGCTTGGATAGGTGATGACGACATCAATGAATTTACTAGCAAGATCGCAACAGCAATTAAGTTGTTTAGTCGTTCGACGCCAGTATTTTTCTGTCAAGGTAACCGCGATTTCTTGTTAGGTAAAAAATACTGTGAGCGCGCTGGTATGACGTTATTGCCAGAGTTATATCAACAAAACCTCTACGGCCATTCCGTTGTATTTATGCACGGTGATCAGCTCTGTATTGATGATGTCGACTATCAAAAGTTTCGAAAGAAAAGTCGTTCATGGTGGTGGCAAACGTTTATGCAACTGTTGCCTCTGAAAAAGCGCCGTCAAATCGCCGCTGACATTCGTCAAAAAAGCAAACAGAGCCAAGCTTACAAGTCTGAAGAGATTATGGACGTGGCCCAACGAGAAGTCGAACGAGTGATCAAAGAGACCGGATGTGACTGGTTAATTCACGGTCACACACACCGTCCCAACCTTCACAAGCTTGCCAATGGCTCACAACGAATGGTCGTGGGTGATTGGTACGAACAAGGCTCTGCCTTAGTAATTAATAAAAAGGGCGGGACGTTAGTCGCCCTGCCCTTTTCCTCTTAG